Within the Thunnus thynnus chromosome 23, fThuThy2.1, whole genome shotgun sequence genome, the region TCATACTTTGGGTTAAATGTGACAGTGAAGGCACAGTCAATGATTCGCCCTGGAAACAAAGCAGAGCGACTTTCAGAGACTTAACAGCACTCGACCTCATTTTAAACAGAACATTTTCTAAAGCTCAACAGTTAAAGAACATCTGAGCTGGTTGCTTTCATTTGGAGTCGGTAAGAAGGATCAGTTTACAACTACGGCAACTGTAGAGGCCTAAACCAGCGATTCTGCTTGTTTTACTATAAACTAAACTGTAATTTACATCACTGTTCATCATTGTTGCAAGTCATGTTTCtgagttttgtgtatttttctataATTCTGGAAGCTGCTggtttaaagctgcaactattagtgAACAGTTGTTTCatcttttcaagcaaaaatgacaaaagttctttggttccagcttttcaaatgaaacaacaacataactaACTGGTTTaactacagttacagttaccataaataaacatgtaacagctgtcagcaggagTTCTGACTCCctgcaaagaaacacaaagcttgttttcatttttcacagcagcaactaaactgtttcactAACAGTTTTCACTATTAGTTTCCACTGAAAACCTACTGAACTGTGACTCCAGAGCCCTGAGTTTTTTGAGCAGTTACACTCATAACTTCTATAAAATCGCTCTTCTTTGTGCAACCAGTGccgtcgccccctgctggccgttagaAAGGATGCAGGTTTGTTTTTCAGACCTGCAGCTCGCCGTTTGGGCAGCCGCTTCAATCTGTAAAGTATCTGAACGTGCGTTACCGTTGATGTGTGTGCCGAAGTCGATCTTGCAGACGTCGTCGTACTGCAGGACAGTGGGGTCTCCGGCGTTGGGAGTGTAGTGGGCAGCGCAGTGGTTCAGAGAGCAGCCGGTGGGGAACGCCAAGCCGGCGTTCAGCCCGTTCTCCTTTATCAGCTTCCTGGAACAATCCTCCAACCGCTCGCTGAGGAGAGACGGACGTGAAACTGAGAATTAAACACTGTTCAACGGAGAAAATTAAGTTAAAACTCTGCAGAATCCAGGATTTAACTGTCTCACCAGATTTCGATCATGGTCATGCCGGGTTTCAGGAAGCTGCGGACATGCTGGCGGACCTGTCTGTGGGCCTCGGCTGCCTGTCTGAAGTCGTTCCACACTTCCTCGTTGGCTTTATCCAGCACCCGCTTCTCGTCGTTGGTCGTACGCCACGCCGCGCTGCGACTGAAGACGGACACAGATTTTATAACAAGGAAACTGGCAAAAAAACGCATCGATATTAAAGGGAGACTGATTATAGAAAAGGTGccttttgatttaaaaaaaaaaaaaaaaaaaaaattctaataaAAAGTCTTAATGAGGAATAAAACACTCTGAGCCATCAGTGGATTAACTCAACATGTTCCCGCCGCAGGCTGCAACTGGTTTTACAacgtaaaaacaacaatgaagcTGCTGACTCATCGTCTGGCCGCCGTCACCTGACCGGGGTCAGTGAGTTCGTCTGCACACAGTTAGCGACGTCTGTCTTTACAAGCAGCTTCAGAGTTATTATCACCACCCGACTTTTACTGACATGTAAATCAGAATATTTAAACATTGTTCACGTCTGAGTGGAATTTGTTCACATTCAAACTTTGACAGACTGTGATGAGCTCGTTCTCAAACCGTCTGCAGGTTAAATTTAGACATGAGAGCAGTTTTTAAAGCTAATTTAAACACCTGCAGTCGACCAGCCTCTCcctgaaaataaacatgtttttagtgtCCAGACACCAAATTCAATATTGTTAAATTAGAGGCAGGATGACTTTTTACACAACCTGCAAAATACGACACTGTGACTTAATTTGTGTGTCCAAACGAGCTTTTACACAACctttaattattttgatgatcgattaatcgtttgagtcattttccaagttaaaaatgccaaacgtgatggttctagcttctcaaatgagagactcttcttcttctcctcatctAAAATGAGAgtatattgaatattttgggggttttagatcactggtcagacaaaacaagacatcgctttgaactctgggaaattgtgatgactgtttttcactgtttctggACGTTTTATTGGCCGAACAGATTAATGGatcataaaaaataatccattagttgcagagctgctgcagcactTTTCAAATCAGAGGTTATGATGTGGTTTTTTGGAAGATGGAAAAGCAAAAGAGGGAGATAAGagacaataaaacaagaaaataatataaaaaaacgAGCATAACTGAGtgtaaaaccaacaaaataagatgttgaaagtcaagaaaaagacaaagaaaacaaacgtGCTCCGATGTGGCGTCTTACCCGTCCTGTGAGGTTGGATATTCACACTCCTGTCCAATGGGGAAAACTCCAGTTGGATATAAATCGCAGATGGGCACAGATGGGGGATCAGTCTGAGTTTTGGCTGcgaggaaaaaagacaaaaaaacatcaaactgacAAACCGACGTCTTACAGTAAAGGTCTGAATTTACAACACAAAGAGCCGAAAACGTGATCAACTTAcgtcctttcttcttctttttcttcttcttctttttccctgCAGTGTTTTCTCCGTCATCTCCATCTGTGCGAGCAAAGACGGGGGGGGGATTAGAACATCTGACATTTGACGCGTCGCCGCTGTGTCAACACAGCGGatggttgtgtgttttcaggcgTTACCTTCCTCGCcgtcctcctccttctctttgtcCTCTATCGCCTGCTTCTCCAGCTGTTTGGTCACGTCGGCGACTCCGTCCGTCTCCGCCTCGGTGCCTGCGGCGGCGAGGGGAAATAACGTCAATAACAATTACAAGCGCACACACTCCAATAGGCGATCTAACGAGCTTCAGCCGACAGGTGCTGCGTCAGCAAAAAGCTGCAcaaagaggagggagagcgcGGCTACGGTTGTGTTCGTTATCGGCTCgtgtgttgacttttttttttttatagttaaTCATCTAATTGTTAaattgagaaaaacaacaatattcaAGTCCAAGTTGACGTTATGAtgataaaagcagcaaatcctcacgtTTCAAAAAACTAGAACCAGaggttttcttgtatttttgccaaatgaaacaattaatcaattaacgaAATAGTTGACAATTAATCAATGTGGGAAAACAGCAGGTCTCTTAAAATATGTACAAAGCAGCTAAAACGAGAAAATTAATAATGAaggaagaattttttttaaactacagtgTTGAAttgggaaaaaataaatgtcattttattctgAAACACAGCtcatacaacaacataaaaattatttttatgggAACTTTGGCATAAAGACGAACCACAGACAAACCATTtagtaaaaatgttaaaacataaacatcttTTAACACGTCCATCTTCATTTTTGCCACTTTTTGATGACATTTCCTTTCTAGAGGAGGAGTACaactattttttctttctccacagCAAGAAGGTATTCAGGTTagtaacaaaacaacaaccaaaacataaataaacgtCAAGAAATTGTTTCTAGATGCAACTTTTATAAGGAAAAAGACAGTGGAAAACCACTGCAAAGTGACTTTATTATGAAAACTGATGTTATCTAATTATTCAGTTGTATTCCGGGTGGAAAGACTGGAAACACTTTGCTTTTAATCAACCTGtatcatgttttatgtgctATAAACACCTGACAGCTACTAAACTATCTTTAAATTGCAGCTGCTTTGTTGGAGTTTGGATTTAAACGTATTCACGTGTTTAATCtggttgatttattttaaaaaaaatcctcctttCGAGTCCTTCAGTCTTATATAATAACTCTGACAAATTACGAAACAGGAAAACTTGGCTGATGCTCAACCGGAGGGGAATTAAAGCCAGAGGAAGCGGTTTGAGcagctgattttgtttttttcttctctcgATTCGAGTGATCGATGACTTTCTTTCTGTCGACCCAGTTAAACGTCTCTGATCCTGGTTGTGTCTCTGACCACAGCCCGGCGTGTTTCATGAGGCCTGACAGGCGCCGCAGCTACACAACCCACATGGCTAATGAGGATCTGCGTCAAGTCCGCCATGTTTCATCAGAGCGCTTCCGGCATGACTTTCAATATAAACGTCACGTTCGACAACACCAAGCCCATTTCTCTAGAATTTTATAACATGTTGATCTTTTATAACCATTTTCTGACCAATAAAGTGACGTTTCTTCCAAGATTATGTACGCGTTTACCACGCCAACCATTTTCTTCAGTAGTGTAAGAATAACATCTGCGTAGGTTTCtatttttgaatattaaaaGGCCACCAGAAACAGTTTTACTCATTCTGGTTTTGTCGTTATAATTTTTGAGgtgtaacataaaaaaaatcataacagATGACGTATAATCTCTGATCGTAAGATATGTTTGGAAAATATACTTTTTGATTCCAAGAGTTTTCATTAACATTGGCAAATAGAAGTGGATTTAtagaatttaattaattattaattgataTTGGATATTAATTGAAATAATATCCATACCAACAAATCGAAATATACATTTAACAAAAGTTTATTGATCTTAAATGAAATCGAACActtcaaccaatcagaggacTGTTAAAACAATTACTCTGTGCTTTTTTATTCTTGGTAAAACGTCCTGCGGGTCTCTATTAATGTTCATATcaacattaataaaaacttctttaaaataagttttattacacgtgtttttataatatataatcaaTATGTTTACCACGCACCTCCAGGCCTCCTTTACCAAGTAATTAGTTTAATGATCATAGTGACGACTTACGTGATCAGTCTGCTGATCTACAACCCAATAAATCAATCATTGTAAAATGATCTACAACCCAATATATCAATAATTTTAGGTTGATCCGCGACCCAATAAAGCACTAATTTAGCCACTTTTCCACGAGCAACGAGTCTGATGCCTTTATTTTGAAGGTATCCTCCCAGTGTTTCCGGGTGTGTTCATTCTGTCTACCTTGACTCCGCTCTACTCAGTAACattagcctgttagcctgttagcctgaAGCTGCTCGGGACTCTCTCACCTGTCGTGGCAGacttattcttcttcttcttctttttcttcttctttgcggTCTCCTCCACCGGCTCGGCCTCCTCCCGGTTCTCCTCCCGGTCCTCCGCCTCCCCGTTCAGCTCCCGGTCTGGGACGAGCTTCTGCTCCGCAGCCACGTCCGCCATGATctcaggctgctgctggaaGAGGAAGCGCCAGGGATTGTGGGAGTGCTGTTTGTGATGCTGCCTTCACGGACACTCGGAAtgtatacaataataataataatgataatgataacgatgatgatgacgacgacgatgacgaagatgatgatgaaaataataataataataataataataataataataataataattattattattattattattattattagtagtagtagtagtagtagtagtagtagtagtagtagtagtatattaTTATTggtgtgttttatattttatttacagtatatatatataatagtattgtattattattgtatggTGTTTGTATATTATAATTCTGcatctaacaattattttcattattggttaatctgtcgattattttctcaattaatcattgttgttgtttgtttctcaaagccaaaggtgacatcttcaaatgtttttgtttgtggttttattcacaacccaaagatattcagattaCTATCAAAGAgtactaaagaaaccagaaaatatccaTATCCAACATTtgagaatttgaacattttataattaatcagttatcaaggCAATAGTTGGCaaataatctattaatcattgCTCTACATTACTACATATACTGCACAAGTATTGCATATAATACAAATTATTTGAATAtgatgtatgtttatgtatattgtatttttagtCAACACTTAGTTTATGTACctagtttatttatattataatatttatattataattattatcatattatcagTAAAAGTCTAACAAGTCACTTAATTACTTCAGTGAGGATGCAGAGATTATTATCTCTATTgcacaaatatttgaaaaattccTTTACATAGACTATTCTAAGTAGAATTACAATGATTAGTTGCTTCATCAAtaagtcaattgacagaaaattaatcatcaattattttgataatcaaataatcattttagttatttttaaagtaaaaattacaaacatttactggttccagcttctcacaaTTGAGGATTTAATACTTTTCTTTATTGTACACagtagtaaactgaatatttttggtttggactgctggttggataaaatctaaaatctgaAGATGTTGCCTTGGACTAAttgacaaattaatcaataatgaaaatattcaatagttgcagccttaattctaacatattttaatttccttcatttctctAAATtcctttattatttatatcattCATTTAGttccttatgtttttttttctctaagcATGTCTCTCATGCTGCTTTAATGAGTGAATTTCCATCCCCTGGgaatcaataaagtcttattttATCTGATATTATTTAATAGCTAGGCTTACTAACGTATGTCGTCAGAAATCGGAGCTTCTGGAGAGACATTGAACGCAGCACAAAGTAAAACATGCTGAATCAGCTAAAGTGGAGTTTCTGCACCGAACAGTGAGTCTAATGAAGAAATATCCCGtgaagtgacagaaataaagtaTTAAACTGCACTAATGACCTGATCAATGAAAAAGGAGCAAATAAGACATTAAGTACACTAAATACAGAATACAAAACGGAATAGATTAAATTGAAATAATCAATTAAACTAATATATTTGAAGAAGCAAGATATTGGATTATTTATGTGTTAAATTTTTCCacacaaatatgtttatattttataaaatcttAAGCACCAGTTGCAGTAACAGAattggccactagatggcaaaGCTGTAACAGTAAATGATCTAATTAAATAATGTCACTAATAAAGTTGTGTTCTTCTTTATATTTAGAAGCTCTTTCACTACTTGAtgcacattttgttatgttcaTGACATGTTACAGGACAGTTTCGGTATGTGTGGCCTTAGTGGTAGTCAAATCCTTCCATGATGTGTTTAAAGCTGAGCTTTAAAGTCAAGAGATAGAGTTACTGAAATGTGGTGTTCCCCCTTCTTAGATGTATTAAATCCCCGAGACAGGAGGACTTAAAAGTTAAGTCTTCAGTCCACCACATCAGGTTTCTCCTGCAAAGAAAAAGGCAAGAACAGCTTAAAGGGGAAGCAGCAGCTGTTGTGGGTCAGACAAATGCAGAATCCCACAAAACATATCAAGTAACACCACCAAACCTGTTTCTGACtggcaaacagacaaacatgagtGTCAGAAAAGACTTCAGGATACATCGAACACTTCCAgaatgatattttattttcacattggAAAAAATGCAGGAGGGGTAATAGACCTCACCCCCCCCCCTGAGGGGAGGGTGCAGGGAGGGGTCAGGACAAGGCAGACATGGTGACAAGAAAGACTTGGGGCGgggtaggaggaggaggaggaggtggtggagggggcacacacacatcagggcTGTCACTCTTATGGCAACTTcatatgaaacaaacaaaaaaaaaagttatagaTTGCCCTCACATGAGAGAaaatgcttcttcttcttcttttttatttatttatattttaaaaatcacccCTCCTCTTCGTATCGGATTTTTAAacctcacagcagcagcacagctcaATGAATTCATGCCATCCACATCACACAATTCAGTCCATAAAGTGTCGAGTCATAAACGAGGCTTCCTGACCTTCCCTTTCCGCCGAGTGTAAACACAGACGCTCCGTggattgtttcttttttttttttttttttacatacaataGCATTGTATTCCAAATATGCCACTTGAAAATAGGATTGTGAATGTATGGTCGGCTATGTGTAACCCTATTGTGTCCAAtcaggtggggggggggggacgaaAATAAAGCGCTGACGGTAAAAATAGTGATCCACTTCCTCTTCTCGCAGAGCTCCCTCTAGCTCTCGTGGGTGTGTATGTATCTGTCCGCCTGATTGAATTAAGATCAGCTGATTCAACCTTCTGCTTtcctgacaaataaaataactcGGAGTGTTTTAAGTAAACTGCAATTAAAAccgtttttttatgtttcttacAATCTTTGTTTCCACATCTACCGAACGATTGTGAGATATACACTATGCGGATGTCACCAAGTAAACTGTAGACATTCTGGTCTTCCGACCTTAACACCATAAGGTCGTGTTTTTGTTGTAGTGGTTCTGGTACCTGAGTTTTAACAGCAAAAGAGCAGTAAGAATCGTGGGTAATGTAACACGGACGGATCGGTAACAGAGAGTGGCGTAAAATTTTGAAATATCTCCACACCATAAAACAGTTAAGATGTGACACAGACCCATCGATTAAAAGACACCCAGACAATCAGACATAAATACAGTCTCTGCTCAGTGCTCGGTTGCAGCAGCGGGGTTTGATTTCAGTCCTTCTCAGGGGTTCGTCTGTtgctttcctcttcttcttcttcttcatcttcttcttcatcctcctcgTCTCCGAACGTCTGCTCCTCCATGTTGATGAGCGAGTGCGAGCGCGCCGCCACCTGTGCGGCGAGGGCGGAGCTGAAGCTGAGAGCCTGCGAGCCGTGCATCTCCGTCAGTCTGTCCATCACAGTGACAGCGGGGACTTTCGGCTTCAGGAAGCAGTCCAGACCGTTCTGCGCCTCCCCTTCCTCCAGGACGCCGTCGTATTGGTGCAGCTCGgacgctcctcctcctcctctcgcaCAGACCGAAGTTCCTCCCGCCTCCCCTCCCTCAGCTTCCAAACCACAGCTGAACTCCGTCACCGGCTCTGTGGAGGGGTCAGGCCCCACCCTCTcgtcttttccttcctcttcctccccttcgTTTCCTGCAGCGCGCTCTGATAGGTGGTTTCCTTCTTCGTCTCCACTTTCTGCTGAGCCCACAGAGACCGGAGCGCCTGAAGGCTCCACGGCAGGATCTGAACCGTCACTGCGAGCTGAAGGCGGCACAGCAGCTGCAAGAACGAAgaagaaatgtttaatttaggGTTGGACTGATACATAAATTTTGACCTTGAATTACAAATGTGATACAGATGAGTCAGTCATACATGTTCTGATTAATATCACACTGATGGTGTATTTAACTGTAATGCAACAGTTTGACTGGATTAGTGCTGCAACTAGTTAAAATTATGTTCATCAATGTTTAATCTACAGGCTATTTCTGTCATAATCAATATACTattagttgtttagtctataacatgtaagaaaatagttaaaaatacaaaagttaacatcttcaaattgcttgttttgtgtaactaacagtcaaaaacccaaagagatttatttataataatataaaacagtaaatcatcacatctgagaggcTGGATCGAGTgaattttttgtgtttttgttgcataaacaactattaaataattaaaattgttGTGAAATGAAGCTTTTCACTTGACTTTACACTTGTGCTGAAACAATTCATCAACTGTTCAATCGATAGAAACATAATCATTAACAACTCTGATAGTAATCGCTTAAGTCTCATCAAGAAAAACAATCAGATATTTTTAAGTTAAGCGTCTCAAAAGTGGCAACTTAGTGTTCTCACTCTTTCATATCATctattgaatattttggggcaTTTGGACAGTTTGACAGCGTTACCTTGAGCATTAGGAACTTGTGAAGGtcacttttttacttttatttatagaCAGTTGCAGTGCAGATAATCTCTGGTCTTTCCTTCCCTGAATTTGCTGCCTAAATATAGAAAAGGAAGTACACACGTACTACCTcgtattatcatcatcatcctgaGTGTTAGCCAAGTGCCGGCTTGTACAGTAACAAGGTCTAAACACTTTgccagtaataaaaaaaatgtgggaGAAACATGGAGACGGGATGAAAACAGGCGAATAAACAGCAACCAGGAAAACCCACCATCAGTCAAACCCACCAGCTTCATCATATTTAAATTATCACAGAGGAGAGATGACACTGTTCAGTGCAGACCTTGGTCGTTGAAGAGCAGCtgcttcctcttcatcctctcgCCCTCGGACGCACGGAAGCCCAGCACAGCTTTGAGCTCTGACAGGACGCGACGAgactcctccctctccctgcgCTGGCGTTCCCGTTCCTCCGGTGTCAACATGTCGCACCAAGAACCCCTGCCTTCACCGTCCGAGTCCGAGTCCGACACGTAGGCCTCCCACTCCTGAAACGAAGCGGGGGGGAGAGATTGACGACGGGGAAACGAGAAAAGAGATGTAGCGAAATCAGCTCTAGATTCGAATCGGACACTCGTGGATCATCTTACCAGCTCCTCCGGTACCGGGTCTCTGTCCAGGATCAAGGGGTaggaaggaggaggagcagggatCTCGGGTACAGGAGGACCACAATGCTCCGCGCACTCAGCATTACCTGCAGAGATGATGTGCACTGATATTattgaaacaaattaaaaaaatgatgatcTCAACAACTTATTTCTGGAGTTTGGTTTGGTTGTGTGTTTCTTGTCTTAAATTCTGGGGGAGACACGTACTTCCTATATGACTGGCAGTAGTTTTGAATCACGGCAAAGGAAGGGGGAAGGAGGAAGTCTGCGCTAAAAATAGCCTCAGTTTAGCCTCAGACGTATATGTGGAAACCGATATACGTCTAAAGAAGGGGTGTCACTGCTTTGTCTTGCACATATTTTATAGTAAATTGGGAAATTATGTGTGAGGAAACATCTGTAACACCGTGGAAAGTCTGACTCTGCTCACCCGGACAGGCGTTGGCCCGTCTCAGCATGCGCTCCACCTGGGTGATGGTGTCCTCCCAGCAGCCGGAGCTGGCTTGCATGTGCGGTTGCAGCTGGTGCAGCCGGTCACTGAGGTCCTTGTAGCCCTCCAGTGTCAACTCCGCCAGTTCTTTGGACACCATCAACTTCTCCAGGTCGTCCTCCAGAATGATCATCCTGAAGATATCGCAcaaagaagagggaggaggaatgTAACAAAAAGCGCACAAGAAATCTAGCTAGACTCGGGTTTAAAATAGACGCAGATTCGTAGAAGGGCACAAACTGGAGGTGTGATTACCTGCTGGCTTTTAGGTCTCTAGTGTGAAACGTGAAAGGTCATTAAATGGCACTTTTATATTCTGTGTACTGATTGAAGTGCCTTTTTCTAGTCTTCAACACACTTCTCACTTGTCTCagagtttaaaaatacatcCCAAAACCTaattcttctgtttctcttaaTCACCACCAGCTCCTTTCTGATTGCTATGACTTTTACCTGGATATACAtccaaaaaaaatcatatttacaaCCCCAGTTTCCATCTTTTTATgtacttattttatttactgtgtgttaTTACTGCTTTGCTTGTACAGCGACCCAGTTTCCTCCATATTGgtcattaaagtttcatcttaTGGGAGGTGTAAAATgaggccagtgtgtgtgtgtgtgtgtgtgtttgtgtgtctcactcGCTGAGCACAGCCTTGAGGTGCAGCTGGAGGCTTCGGATGGAGGTGTGCAGGGTGTTGAGCTCTCGGCATTTCTCCCTGGCTCGCCCGGTCCTGTCGGAGCCCGTCGTCCTCGGCTGGGTCTCGAAGTGGCGGTGGAAGTCGTAGCTGCGCTGCACTTCACCGAGACAGCTGGCCAGAGCGTGATGGAGGGGCTCGGTCACCGCGGCGATGGACCGGTGTAACGCTGGCGTAGGAGGAGGGGAGTTGTCTCCTTTTGGACCGACCTCTTCTTGCTCCTCTATTCGCCGCGGTGACAGGAGGAGAGCAAGTCGACGGAAACATTCAGAGCTTTGTCCCACCCACAGCTGGAACAGCATCTGCAGGAGGACAAACCAACAAACACTGACTAAATACCATTCATGCAGAAAAGTACAACCCACTCCTTTCTTGGACTTTGCTTTCTTAACTGTCAAGGGTTTcttgtttcagtctttttaccTCAAGAGCAAAATTGAGGTCAGTTCATGAATACGCTACTTGAGTTTCACGCCATCGACCTACTCAAAGCTCTGACAAATCTGTAAAGAGTTTGCAAGACACTGAGCTTACAGGTTGAAAGCAGAGAGGTGGATTAAGTGGATTGAGAGACGTTTCTATGGACTTTTTTGGTTCTATTTTTTCCCGCCGCTACCAGCACGCCCTGGTTCCCCCTCAGGCTTTACCTTCAGGGCAGGCAGGCTGTAGTCGTCTGTAAGCTCCTGGGCCTGTTCGTCACCCAGGTGCTCGATTCCCAGGCCGAGGCCCAGCTCCTTAAGAGGCACCGCAGACACATAGTTGGTCACGTTATCGATCTCAGAATTCAGAGGGAACGTTGGGAAGCGTTAAGGACACGTCACccttaaaaatgtgtgtatttacagaCATATTCATCTATTCAAATGTGTTACTTCAAATGCGTTTTTATGTCTATAAATGACTTAAAGGCATCAACTTTAAAAGTCGTCATATGAGACCCTGAAGAATCAACATTCTCCTCTTGCTTAGTAACAACTGTTAACctcaaaatcatatttttcccTTTAACCTTTTCACATCTATACTCAagttatgtactgtatatctgacTGCTTTTGGATGCAACAGTATCTTTAAGCAAGTGTCACATTATTCCAAAGCCCTAGACACAAGGAGAGCAGGCACTATGGTAAAGGAATGTCATCTTTTGACTGAGGTAGTTCATGAGTTAAGGacatatgaacatttaaaagaGACGTTATGATGCTGACTGCTTTTTAGTGACCTGATTCaacaacagagaagaagaagagctggTTGTTTGTCAATATGTCTGCAGAAAAGAAAGTATAAGTTCTCAGCTTTACACTAATAACCAAATCCAGTCGCTACAAAACAGGCCATATTCAGGCCGTTATTCTCGACAGGTGAAGGATATGCCTTGAGCATGTGACAGGTGGCTCTTCGCGAGGCTCTGAAGGCAGAGCGGAGCGCCCGGTACAGGGCCTTCCTCA harbors:
- the vezt gene encoding vezatin isoform X2 is translated as MTEEFDEDVVFENSPLFQYLHDLGHTDFEACPTASQEEEYGGQEGDLASPDDGPQKTSGGPLWRLAEALWRWSPIHQAAASRKLEQQLDCVFGQYSVRCILDQDVLLQEDVELIELLDPSLLTLGSSPSGSPSRASALPRPSLIARPSLWDMAGLVGMAAVLLGLCSVSEGLWSLAAAPWGLALLGWMGLRGATLWKRGRMQRGVHARATQLQTLVHNSKTLTGLSRKALRLVQETEVISRGFTLVSAASSFSRAGPGAVPRGQQLIGLRKALYRALRSAFRASRRATCHMLKAFPLNSEIDNVTNYVSAVPLKELGLGLGIEHLGDEQAQELTDDYSLPALKMLFQLWVGQSSECFRRLALLLSPRRIEEQEEVGPKGDNSPPPTPALHRSIAAVTEPLHHALASCLGEVQRSYDFHRHFETQPRTTGSDRTGRAREKCRELNTLHTSIRSLQLHLKAVLSEMIILEDDLEKLMVSKELAELTLEGYKDLSDRLHQLQPHMQASSGCWEDTITQVERMLRRANACPGNAECAEHCGPPVPEIPAPPPSYPLILDRDPVPEELEWEAYVSDSDSDGEGRGSWCDMLTPEERERQRREREESRRVLSELKAVLGFRASEGERMKRKQLLFNDQAAVPPSARSDGSDPAVEPSGAPVSVGSAESGDEEGNHLSERAAGNEGEEEEGKDERVGPDPSTEPVTEFSCGLEAEGGEAGGTSVCARGGGGASELHQYDGVLEEGEAQNGLDCFLKPKVPAVTVMDRLTEMHGSQALSFSSALAAQVAARSHSLINMEEQTFGDEEDEEEDEEEEEEESNRRTPEKD
- the vezt gene encoding vezatin isoform X1, with the protein product MTEEFDEDVVFENSPLFQYLHDLGHTDFEACPTASQEEEYGGQEGDLASPDDGPQKTSGGPLWRLAEALWRWSPIHQAAASRKLEQQLDCVFGQYSVRCILDQDVLLQEDVELIELLDPSLLTLGSSPSGSPSRASALPRPSLIARPSLWDMAGLVGMAAVLLGLCSVSEGLWSLAAAPWGLALLGWMGLRGATLWKRGRMQRGVHARATQLQTLVHNSKTLTGLSRKALRLVQETEVISRGFTLLLDRVSAASSFSRAGPGAVPRGQQLIGLRKALYRALRSAFRASRRATCHMLKAFPLNSEIDNVTNYVSAVPLKELGLGLGIEHLGDEQAQELTDDYSLPALKMLFQLWVGQSSECFRRLALLLSPRRIEEQEEVGPKGDNSPPPTPALHRSIAAVTEPLHHALASCLGEVQRSYDFHRHFETQPRTTGSDRTGRAREKCRELNTLHTSIRSLQLHLKAVLSEMIILEDDLEKLMVSKELAELTLEGYKDLSDRLHQLQPHMQASSGCWEDTITQVERMLRRANACPGNAECAEHCGPPVPEIPAPPPSYPLILDRDPVPEELEWEAYVSDSDSDGEGRGSWCDMLTPEERERQRREREESRRVLSELKAVLGFRASEGERMKRKQLLFNDQAAVPPSARSDGSDPAVEPSGAPVSVGSAESGDEEGNHLSERAAGNEGEEEEGKDERVGPDPSTEPVTEFSCGLEAEGGEAGGTSVCARGGGGASELHQYDGVLEEGEAQNGLDCFLKPKVPAVTVMDRLTEMHGSQALSFSSALAAQVAARSHSLINMEEQTFGDEEDEEEDEEEEEEESNRRTPEKD
- the vezt gene encoding vezatin isoform X3, translated to MQNSPLFQYLHDLGHTDFEACPTASQEEEYGGQEGDLASPDDGPQKTSGGPLWRLAEALWRWSPIHQAAASRKLEQQLDCVFGQYSVRCILDQDVLLQEDVELIELLDPSLLTLGSSPSGSPSRASALPRPSLIARPSLWDMAGLVGMAAVLLGLCSVSEGLWSLAAAPWGLALLGWMGLRGATLWKRGRMQRGVHARATQLQTLVHNSKTLTGLSRKALRLVQETEVISRGFTLLLDRVSAASSFSRAGPGAVPRGQQLIGLRKALYRALRSAFRASRRATCHMLKAFPLNSEIDNVTNYVSAVPLKELGLGLGIEHLGDEQAQELTDDYSLPALKMLFQLWVGQSSECFRRLALLLSPRRIEEQEEVGPKGDNSPPPTPALHRSIAAVTEPLHHALASCLGEVQRSYDFHRHFETQPRTTGSDRTGRAREKCRELNTLHTSIRSLQLHLKAVLSEMIILEDDLEKLMVSKELAELTLEGYKDLSDRLHQLQPHMQASSGCWEDTITQVERMLRRANACPGNAECAEHCGPPVPEIPAPPPSYPLILDRDPVPEELEWEAYVSDSDSDGEGRGSWCDMLTPEERERQRREREESRRVLSELKAVLGFRASEGERMKRKQLLFNDQAAVPPSARSDGSDPAVEPSGAPVSVGSAESGDEEGNHLSERAAGNEGEEEEGKDERVGPDPSTEPVTEFSCGLEAEGGEAGGTSVCARGGGGASELHQYDGVLEEGEAQNGLDCFLKPKVPAVTVMDRLTEMHGSQALSFSSALAAQVAARSHSLINMEEQTFGDEEDEEEDEEEEEEESNRRTPEKD